A segment of the Streptomyces sp. Tu 2975 genome:
ATCGACGACGAACTGGTCCATCGCGACCCGCCCGGCCACCCGCCGCCACTCGCCAGCGACCAGGACAGGACCACGGCCCGAGGCGTGCCGGGGGATGCCGTCCGCGTAGCCCACGGGGATCAGGCCGAGGGTCGTCTCGCCCTCCGTGACGTAGTGGTGGCCGTAGCTGACGCCGTGACCGCCGGGAACGTGCTTGACCAGGGCGACGGACGCGGCGAGCGTCATCACGGGCCGCAGCCCGAAGTCGGCCGGGGTACCGAGTTCGGGGGCGGGCGAGATGCCGTACATCGCGATGCCGGTGCGTACGAGGTCGTAATGCGACTCGGGGATCGTGAGCGTCGCCGGGGAGTTGGCCATGTGCCGGACCTCGGGCTCGATGCCGGCCTTCTCCGCGTGGTCCACCATGTCGCGGAAGACGGCCAGTTGGGCGGCGATCGAGGGGTGGCCCGGTTCGTCGGCACAGGCGAAGTGGGACCACAGACCGGTGACCTGGACGAGCCCGTCGTCCTCCGCCGTACGGGCTGCGGCGACCAGCTCGGGCCAGTCGGCGGGCTGGCACCCGTTACGGCCCAGACCGGTGTCGGCCTTGAGCTGGACACGGGCGGGGCGGCCGGCCGCCTTCGCCGCTGACGTGACCTCGTCGAGCGCCCACATGCCGCTCACGGACATGTCCAGGTCCGCCTCGATGCCCTCACGCCAGGGGCCGCCGGGCGTCCACAGCCAGCACATGATCCGGCTCTCCACACCGGCCGCGCGCAGCGCGAGCGCCTCGTGGGGCGTGGCCGTACCCAGCCAGGTCGCGCCGGCCTCGAGCGCCGCGCGGGCGCACGGCACCATGCCGTGGCCGTACGCGTCGGACTTCACGACGGCCATCAGCGCGGCGCGCGGCGCGCGGGCGCGCAGGGCGCGCACATTGGCGCGCAGGGCCGCGAGGTCGACCTCGGCCCGTGCGCGCAGTGGTGCGGAACGGCTGCTCGGTGCTGTGTGACTCATCGCGCCCAGTGTCTCAGAGCCGTACGGCCGGATCCGTACGGCAGGCGGTCGCGTGCGTCACTCGGGGTGCCCCGGCCCTGCCGCCGCGGCCCTCGGGCGGGCGCCCTGCCCCGTCAGGCGGCGCTCACGTCCCGCCACGCGGCCGGGAGTGCCTCGGCCACCTCGAGCGCCGTGATCGGCGTGCCGTGCGCCGCCGCGTGACGGGCCGCCAGACCGTGCAGATAGGCGGCGGCGGAACCCGCGTCGCGCGCGCCGAGACCGGCGGCCAGCAGGGAACCGGCCAGGCCCGAGAGCACGTCGCCGCTGCCCGCCGTGGCCAGCCACGAGGAGCCCATCGGGTTGACCCGGACCGGTGATTCCTCCCCGCCGGGCGCGGCGACCAGGGTCGTGGAGCCCTTGAGGAGGACCGTGGCCCCGAACCGCGCGGCCAGTTCCCGCACGGAGTCGAGCCGCGAGGCCTCCACCTCCTCCCGCCCCACGCCCAGGAGCGCCGCCGCCTCCCCGCGTGCGGGGTCAGCAGGGTGGGCGCCTCGCGGTCCCGTACGGCCGCGGCGTCCAGCAGGCGCAGACCGTCCGCGTCGATGAGCACCGGGACGTCGGACGCCAGCACCTCCTCCACCACATCGGGGTCGTCGCCGAGCCCTGGGCCGACGGCCCAGGCCTGGACCCGGCCCGCCTTCCCGGGAGGCCCGGAGTGGACCAGGCACTCCGGGAAACGGGCGATCACCGCGTCGGCCGCCGGACCGACGTACCGCACCGCCCCCGCGCCGCCGCGCAGCGCGCCGGCGACACAGAGCACGGCCGCACCCGGATAGCGCGCGGACCCGGCGACTACCCCGACGACGCCGCGCCGGTACTTGTCGCTCTCCGCGGCCGGCACCGGCAACATCCGGGCCAAATCCGCATGTTGGAGCGCCTCCAGCGTGGGCACGGAGGGCAGGTGCTCCTCGAGCCCGATGCCGACGAACCGCACGGTGCCCGCGTACTCCTTGGCCGGGTCGATGAGCAGCCCGGGCTTGTACGTGCCGAACGTGACGGTCGCGTCCGCGCGCAGGGCCTCGCCCTGGACCTGGCCCGTGTCGGCCTCGACACCGCTGGGCAGATCGACCGCCACGATCACGGCGTCGGATCCGCGGGCCGCGCGCGCCACGGGCACGGCGTCCTGGCGCAGCCCACCGCGTCCTCCGATGCCGGTGATCCCGTCCAGCACCAGATCGGCGGAGGCGAGCACCTCGAACGGGTCGTCGGCGACCCGCCCGCCGGCGGCGAGCAGCGCCGCGAGACCGCCCTCGTGGACGCGGTCGCGGGCGAGCGGCACGGCGACGACCCCGGCACCGCGGCGGGCCAGCCGGGCCCCGGCGTACAGGGCGTCACCGCCGTTGTCGCCGCTGCCCACGAGCAGGACTACCCGGGCCCCGTACACCCGCCCGAGCAGCCCGGCGCAGGCCGCGGCCAGTCCGGCCGCGGCCCGCTGCATGAGCGCCCCCTCCGGCAGCCGGGCCATGAGCTGTGCCTCGGCGTGCCTCACGGTCTCCACGCTGTACGCAGTACGCATGCCCCCGAGTCTGCCGCAGCGTGCGGCACGGCGCGCGGCCACCACGCACAAGTGCTCCGGCCACGGCCCGAGTTGCACCCCGTCGCACCACGGCGTACCGGCCGCAGTACGTCCCGCCGCACCGGGCGCCCGGTCGAAGTGCGGGCCGCCGCACCGGGCGCGGGCCGGAGATACGGCCCGTCCACCGATCGCCGGGCGCACCGCCGCATCACAGATGCGCACGACCGGAGTTGCGGCCCGCACCGCGAGCCCGGCCGGAGATAGCCCAGGCCCTCGAGTGCCCCGCCCGAGATGCAGCCCCTCGCCCCCGCGACCCCGGCCGCGGATACGGCCCGGCGGGACCGAGTTGCGGCCGGGTCTCCGGACGCCCGGCGGGTTCCCGCTCAGCCCTCCGCGATCACGACCGCGGAGGCGATTCCCGCGTCGTGGCTGAGCGACACGTGCCAGGAGCGCACGCCCAGTTCGGCCGCGCGGGCGGCGACCGTGCCATGGACACGCAGCAGCGGCCTGCCCGAGTCCTCCACGTACACCTCCGCGTCCGTCCACAGCAGACCCGCCGGTGCGCCGAGCGCCTTCGCAAGGGCCTCCTTCGCGGCGAACCGCGCCGCGAGGGAGGCGTAGCCTCTGCGCTCACCGCTCGGCAGCAGCAACTCCCGTTCCAGGAAGAGCCGCTCGGCCATGCCCGGTGTCCGCTTCATGGACGCGGCGAAGCGTTCCACCTCCGCCACGTCGATCCCCACCCCGATGATCATTCGACGCTCATTCCACCGTCACGGACTTGGCCAGGTTCCGCGGCTGGTCCACCTCGTTGCCACGGGCCGTGGCGAGCTCGCAGGCGAAGACCTGCAGCGGCACCGCGGCGACCATCGGCTGGAGCAGCGTCGGCGTCGCCGGGATCCGCACCAGGTGGTCGGCGTAGGGCACGACGGCCTCGTCGCCCTCCTCCGCGATCACGATCGTACGGGCGCCGCGGGCGCGGATCTCCTGGATGTTGGACACGATCTTGTCGTGCAGCACCGAGCGCCCGCGGGGCGACGGCACGACGACCACCACGGGCAGGTCCTTCTCGATCAGCGCGATCGGCCCGTGCTTGAGCTCACCCGCCGCGAACCCCTCCGCGTGCATGTAGGCCAGCTCCTTGAGTTTCAACGCGCCTTCCAGCGCCACGGGATACCCCACATGACGCCCCAGGAAGAGCACGGTGTTCTTGCCGGCCAGGGAGCGCGCCAGCTCCCGTACCGGCTCCATCGTCTCCAGCACCCGCTCGACCTGTCCGGAGATCTGCGCCAGGTCACGGACGACGGCCCTGATCTCGTCGCCCCACTTGGTACCGCGCACCTGCCCCAGGTAGAGGGCGACCAGGTAGCAGGCCACCAGTTGCGTCAGGAACGCCTTGGTGGAGGCGACCGCGACCTCGGGCCCGGCATGGGTGTACAGCACGGCGTCCGACTCCCGGGGGATCGTCGAGCCGTTGGTGTTGCAGATGGCCAGCACCCTGGCGCCCTGCTCACGGGCGTGCCGCAGTGCCATGAGGGTGTCCATGGTCTCGCCGGACTGCGAGATGGCGATCACCAGCGTCCGCTGGTCCAGGATCGGATCCCGGTAACGGAACTCGCTCGCCAACTCGACCTCGCAGGGGATACGGGTCCAGTGCTCGATGGCGTACTTGGCGATCATCCCGGCGTGGAAGGCGGTCCCGCAGGCGACGATGACGACCTTGTCCGCCTCACGCAGCACGGCCTGCGGGATGCGCACCTCGTCGAGGGTCAGCGACCCGGACCCGTCGACGCGGCCGAGGAGTGTGTCGGCGACCGCCTTGGGCTGCTCGGCGATCTCCTTGAGCATGAAGTAGTCGTAGCCGCCCTTCTCGGCGGCGGAGGCGTCCCAGTCCACGTGGTAGGCCCGCACCTCGGCGGGCTCCCCGTCGAAACCGGTGACCGTCACGGCGTCCCGGCGGAGCTCGACCACCTGGTCCTGGCCGAGTTCGATCGCCGACCGTGTGTGGGCGATGAACGCGGCCACGTCCGACGCCAGAAACGACTCGCCGTCACCGACTCCCACCACCAGCGGGGAGTTGCGCCGTGCTCCGACCACCACGTCCGGCTCGTCGGCGTGCACCGCCACCAGGGTGAACGCGCCCTGGAGCTGCCTGCACACCATGCGCATCGCTTCCGCGAGGTCACCGCAGGACGAGAACGACTCCGCGAGCAGATGCGAGACGACCTCGGTGTCGGTCTCCGACTCCAGGTCGTGTCCGCGCTCGGCCAGCTCGGCGCGCAGGGCGGCGAAGTTCTCGATGATGCCGTTGTGCACGACGGCCACGCGCCCGGCGTTGTCCAGGTGAGGGTGCGCGTTGACGTCCGTGGGACCGCCGTGCGTGGCCCAGCGCGTATGGCCGATGCCGGTGGAACCGCTCGGCAGCGGCCGGTCCCCCAGTTCCTTCTCCAGATTGACGAGCTTGCCCGCCTTCTTCGCCGCCGCGAGCCCCCGTCGGCGAGTACCGCGACTCCGGCCGAGTCGTAGCCGCGGTACTCGAGCCTCTTCAGCCCGGCGATGACCACATCGAGCGCCGACTGTCCGCCGACGTAACCCACGATTCCGCACATGTCGGCAGCCTACGGTTCCGGGCCGGTGCGGGCAGGTCACGTCGGCGGGCGGGTGGCCGGCCGAAGGCCCGGGTCAGCCGAGCTTGGCCGTCTGGCCGTCGATGACGGCGGTGGGCAGCGGCAGGTCGCCCTCGGGAGCCATCAGGTTGAACGAGGAGAACGACATGAAGGTGCCGCCCTTGCGCACGACGGCCACGTTGAACGGCAGCTTCTCGCCGTCCTGCTCGGCGGTCATCGTCCACGCGACGGCCTCGTCGCCGCCCGAGACCTTGGCCTCGGTCATCTTGACGATCTTCTGCTCCGTGCCGGCCATCGTCATCGTGAACCCGGCGGCACAGGCCGTCCCGGCGGACTTCACCGCCGCGAAGGCGTCGGCAGCCCCTTCGCCCTCGTACGACGAGAGCGCGACCAGCGACGTCGTGATGTCGAAGGCGCCTTCGATCGCGCCGTCCTTGCCGGCGTCCTTGACGTCGGGCTCCGCGGTGGCCCTCCGCTTCACCGTCGCGACCGGCGCGCCCATGGGCGTACCGGCGAGTGCCCGGGCCAGCGGCTCGCACTCGGGCTTCTCCGTCTTGACGTCCTTGGCGGCGATGTCGTCCTGCGGCCCGGCCTTCACGATCTTGTGAGCCTTGACGTCACCCTGGGCGAGCGCGACCTTCTCCAGTTCGGCCGCGGTCAGAGCCTTGGCCGCGGGCTCCGCGGCAGCGGAGTCCTTGCCGTTGCCCTTCTCGTTCGTCCCCCGTCGGAACCCTCGCCACCGCAGGCGGTGACCAGGAGAACCAGTGAGGCCGCGGCGGCGGCCAGAGCAGTACGGCGTACAGCGGTGCTTCGCATCTGCGGTTTCCTCGCGTGATCGCAGCGACCCCTCCCGAGGCGACGGCTCACGCCTGTCCCGCCCCGAATCGCTGCTGGTGAGCCGTACGATAACCCGCCCTGCCGACACCGCCGTCCGGCCCCCCGGCTCACACCTTCGCCCGGTACGCCCGCATGGCCAGCGGATAGAAGACCACGGTGATGCCGGCCGCCCACACCAGCGACCACATCACCGGCTCGGCGACCGGACCGCCGAGCAGCAGCCCGCGGAACGCGTCGGACAGATGCGTCACCGGATTCACGTCGCTGAAGGCCTGCAGCCAGCCGGGCATCGTGTCGACCATCACGAAGGCGCTGCTGGTGAACGTGATCGGGAAGATCAGCGTGAAGCCGAACGCCTGCACCTTCTCCGCGTCACCCGCGAGCATCCCGATGAGAACGGCGCTCCACGACACGGCCGCCGCGAACACCACCAGCAACAGCGCGCCGAGCAGGAACCCGCTCAGTCCCCCGGTCACACGGAAGCCGAGAAGCAGCCCGAGACCGATCATCAGCAGCATGGCCCACACGTGCTTCGCGAGGTCCGCGGTGATACGGCCGACCAGCGGGGCGGAGCGCGCTATGGGCAGGCTGCGCAGCCGGTCGAAGACGCCTTTGGTGAGGTCCGTGTTGAGCGCCATGGCCGTGTACATGGTCATGAAGAGGGTGTTCTGCACGATGATCCCGGGCAGCGCGTACTTCAGATACGCCTCCGGGGAACCGGCCATCTGCCCGCCCAGCACATAGGTGAACAGGAAGACGAACATGATCGGCGTGATGCTGTAGTCGACCAGCTCCAGCGGATTGTGCTTGACCGCCACGAGACTGCGCCAGGCCATCGTGAACGTCTGCCTGAGTCCGTCGAGCGGTTTCACCCGTCCCGACGACCGGCCCGGCGCGAGCGGCATCGTCGTCGCGGTCATGTCGAACTCACCGCCTTCTCCTTCTCGGCCTCGTCGACCGGCCGGCCGGCCTCCTCCGCCTCGCGGGCGGACTCGTCCGGCTGGTCCGACTCCTGCGCCGGCTCGGCCCGGTGCCCGGTCAGCGCCAGGAAGACCTCGTCCAGGGACGAACGGCGCAGCGTCAGCTCGCCCACCGCTATCCCCTCGCGGTCGAGCCTGCGCACGACCGCCGGCATCAGCTCCGCGTCGTTGACCGGCACGGTGACCGCCTCGCCCTCGGTCTGGGTCTGCGACCCGGCGGTCTCCGCCACCAGCGCGCGGGTGCGCGCCAGGTCCTCCGGGGCCAACGGCCTCACCTGGAGCACCTGGCCCCCCACCTCGGACTTCAGCGTGTCCGGCGTGCCCTCGGCGATGACCCGTCCCTTGTCGACGACCACGATGTCGTCGGCGAGCATGTCCGCCTCGTTCAGATACTGGGTGGTCAGCAGCGCGGTGGCGCCGTCGGCCACCAGGGCGCGCACCATGTCCCACAGCTCCCCGCGGCTGTGCGGATCGAGGCCCGTCGTCGGCTCGTCCAGGAACAGGATGCTCGGCCGCCCGACCAGGCTCGCCGCGAGGTCCAGCCTGCGCCGCATGCCGCCGGAGAACGTCTTCACGGCCCGTCCCGCCGCGTCGCTGAGCTGGAACCGGTCCAGCAGTTCACCGGCCCGCGCCTTCGAGTCCCGTCTCGGCAGGCCGAGCAGACGGCCGATGAGCAGCAGGTTCTCGGTGCCGGTGAGATTCTCGTCCACCGCCGCGTACTGCCCGGTGAGGCCTATGAGCGAGCGCACTCTGCCGGCCTCGCGGACGACGTCGTGGCCGGCCACCGTCGCCCGGCCGCCGTCGGGGGTCAGCAGAGTGGCGAAGATCCGTACGGCAGTCGTCTTCCCCGCCCCGTTCGGCCCCAGCAGGCCCAGCACCGAGCCGGTGCGGGCCGCCAGGTCGACGCCTGCCAGCGCTTCGGTCCCCTTGAAACGCTTGACCAGTCCTTCCGCCTGGATCGCATAGGTCATGAGACAACCTCCGGTTCCGCGGACGTCTCGGGTCGGCGCCCACCTCACCCATAACTGTGACGCACGCCACTGACATTCCGTCCCGGAGCCATCGCGGGGCCGCCGCGGCGGGTCCGCTGCGCGTGACCGAGCACACCACCCATAACCGAGTCGCACGCACGACAATGGCCCTGTGATCACTTCGCCGCCACGAAGCGCCCACCGCCGGGCCGAGCACGCGTCGACGCCGTACGTCGACCTCACCCGCGCGGAGTGGAGCGCGCTGCGCGAGAGAACCCCGCTGCCCCTCAGTGCCGAGGAGGTCGAGCAGCTCCGCGGGCTCGGCGACGTCATCGACCTCGACGAGGTGCGGGACGTCTACCTCCCGCTGTCCCGACTCCTGAACCTCTACGTCCAGGCCAGCGCCGGCCTCCGCGGCGCTCTCAACACGTTCCTCGGTGACGCGGGAGGCGGCCACGGCGAACAGCGCGGTACGCCCTTCGTCATAGGGGTCGCCGGCTCCGTCGCCGTCGGCAAGTCGACGGTCGCCCGGCTCCTCCAGGCCCTGCTCGCGCGCTGGCCCGAGCATCCGCGGGTCGAGCTGGTGACCACCGACGGGTTCCTCCTTCCCATGAAGGAGCTCCAGGCCCGCGGGCTGACGTCCCGCAAGGGCTTCCCCGAGTCGTACGACCGCCGGGCGCTGACCCGTTTCGTCGCCGACATCAAGGCCGGCAAGGAAGAGGTCACGGCGCCGGTCTACTCCCACCTCATCTACGACATCGTCCCGGACGAGCGTCTGACCGTGCGCCGCCCGGACATCCTGATCGTCGAAGGGCTGAACGTCCTCCAGCCGGCCCTGCCCGGCAAGGACGGCCGGACCCGGGTCGGTCTCGCCGACTACTTCGACTTCAGCGTGTACGTCGACGCGCGGCCCGAGGACATCGAGACCTGGTACCTCAACCGCTTCCGCAAGCTGCGGGAGACGGCGTTCCAGAATCCTTTCTCCTACTTCAGGAAGTACACGCAGGTCTCCGAGGAGGAGGCACTCGACTACGCCCGCACCATGTGGCGGACCATCAACAAGCCCAATCTGCTGGAAAACGTGGCCCCCACCCGGGGCCGCGCCACACTGGTGCTGCGTAAGGGCCCGGACCACAAGGTGCAGCGGCTGTCACTGCGCAAGCTCTAGGAGACACCTACGTGCTGCATCTGCGTCTGATCACCCCGGCCGACCGCACCGCGGAGGTGCTCGGCCTGCTCGAGAAGACCGTGGGCACGGCGCATCTCGCGGTCGTCCCCGGGGCGGCCCGCGACCCGCAGGGCGACCTGGTGATGTGCGACGTGGCGCGCGAGGCGGGCGACGAGCTGCTCGCCGGACTGCGCGACCTCGGCATCGACGAATGCGGCTCCGTCGCCGTGGAGAACATCGACCTCTCGCTGTCGCACCGCGCGGATCGGGCCGAGAAGGCGGCGCCCGGTGAGGCCGCGGACGCGGTCCTGTGGGAACAGTTGACGGACGCCACGCACGAGGAGTCCACGCTCAGCGTCACCTACCTCGCGTTCCTCACGCTGGCGATGATGATCGCCGCCTGCGGTGTGGTGCTGGACAACGCGATCCTGATCGTGGGGGCGATGGCGGTCGGTCCTGAGTTCGGCCCGCTGGCCGGATTCTGCACGGCCGTGGTCCGCCGCGCCCCGCGGCTGGCGATGCGGTCGTTCCTGGCCCTGATCGTCGGGTTCGCCGCGGCGATGCTGGTGACGGTGGGCTTCAGCCTCTTCATGGACGCGGTGAATCTCTTCGAGCTGTCGAAGCTGAAGGCGGAACGCCCCAACACCAGCTTCATCTACAACCCGGACTGGTTCTCGTTCGTCGTCGCCCTGCTGGCCGGGGCGGCCGGGATGCTTTCGCTCACCTCGTCGAAGTCGGGCGCCCTCGTCGGCGTCGCCATCTCCGTGACCACGGTGCCCGCCGCGGCGAACGCGGCGGTCGCGTTCAGCTACAGCTACTACGGGCAGGCCTGGGGCTCGACCGAGCAGCTGCTGCTGAACCTGCTGGGCATCGTGCTGGCCGGGACGCTGACACTGCTGGCACAGAAGTTCTTCTGGACCAGGAAGCGCTTGCGCACCGCGGCCGTGAAGACCGGGTGACACCGGCGTGGACACACGGACGCCCGGTCCGGGACACAGGTCCCGAACCGGGCGTACGCACTTCTACGGTGTGACTCAGCCGAGCGCGGACTTCACCACGTCGGCCAGCCGTCCCGCGACGCACCGGGCCTGCTCGATGTCCGCGGCCT
Coding sequences within it:
- the alr gene encoding alanine racemase, coding for MSHTAPSSRSAPLRARAEVDLAALRANVRALRARAPRAALMAVVKSDAYGHGMVPCARAALEAGATWLGTATPHEALALRAAGVESRIMCWLWTPGGPWREGIEADLDMSVSGMWALDEVTSAAKAAGRPARVQLKADTGLGRNGCQPADWPELVAAARTAEDDGLVQVTGLWSHFACADEPGHPSIAAQLAVFRDMVDHAEKAGIEPEVRHMANSPATLTIPESHYDLVRTGIAMYGISPAPELGTPADFGLRPVMTLAASVALVKHVPGGHGVSYGHHYVTEGETTLGLIPVGYADGIPRHASGRGPVLVAGEWRRVAGRVAMDQFVVDLGGATVPEGTEAVLFGPGDRGEPTAEDWAQAADTIAYEIVTRIGTRVPRVYLNEGPEEHVHDSHDSHD
- a CDS encoding holo-ACP synthase encodes the protein MIIGVGIDVAEVERFAASMKRTPGMAERLFLERELLLPSGERRGYASLAARFAAKEALAKALGAPAGLLWTDAEVYVEDSGRPLLRVHGTVAARAAELGVRSWHVSLSHDAGIASAVVIAEG
- a CDS encoding ABC transporter permease, which produces MTATTMPLAPGRSSGRVKPLDGLRQTFTMAWRSLVAVKHNPLELVDYSITPIMFVFLFTYVLGGQMAGSPEAYLKYALPGIIVQNTLFMTMYTAMALNTDLTKGVFDRLRSLPIARSAPLVGRITADLAKHVWAMLLMIGLGLLLGFRVTGGLSGFLLGALLLVVFAAAVSWSAVLIGMLAGDAEKVQAFGFTLIFPITFTSSAFVMVDTMPGWLQAFSDVNPVTHLSDAFRGLLLGGPVAEPVMWSLVWAAGITVVFYPLAMRAYRAKV
- a CDS encoding ATP-binding cassette domain-containing protein, yielding MTYAIQAEGLVKRFKGTEALAGVDLAARTGSVLGLLGPNGAGKTTAVRIFATLLTPDGGRATVAGHDVVREAGRVRSLIGLTGQYAAVDENLTGTENLLLIGRLLGLPRRDSKARAGELLDRFQLSDAAGRAVKTFSGGMRRRLDLAASLVGRPSILFLDEPTTGLDPHSRGELWDMVRALVADGATALLTTQYLNEADMLADDIVVVDKGRVIAEGTPDTLKSEVGGQVLQVRPLAPEDLARTRALVAETAGSQTQTEGEAVTVPVNDAELMPAVVRRLDREGIAVGELTLRRSSLDEVFLALTGHRAEPAQESDQPDESAREAEEAGRPVDEAEKEKAVSST
- the coaA gene encoding type I pantothenate kinase; its protein translation is MITSPPRSAHRRAEHASTPYVDLTRAEWSALRERTPLPLSAEEVEQLRGLGDVIDLDEVRDVYLPLSRLLNLYVQASAGLRGALNTFLGDAGGGHGEQRGTPFVIGVAGSVAVGKSTVARLLQALLARWPEHPRVELVTTDGFLLPMKELQARGLTSRKGFPESYDRRALTRFVADIKAGKEEVTAPVYSHLIYDIVPDERLTVRRPDILIVEGLNVLQPALPGKDGRTRVGLADYFDFSVYVDARPEDIETWYLNRFRKLRETAFQNPFSYFRKYTQVSEEEALDYARTMWRTINKPNLLENVAPTRGRATLVLRKGPDHKVQRLSLRKL
- a CDS encoding DUF389 domain-containing protein, whose product is MLHLRLITPADRTAEVLGLLEKTVGTAHLAVVPGAARDPQGDLVMCDVAREAGDELLAGLRDLGIDECGSVAVENIDLSLSHRADRAEKAAPGEAADAVLWEQLTDATHEESTLSVTYLAFLTLAMMIAACGVVLDNAILIVGAMAVGPEFGPLAGFCTAVVRRAPRLAMRSFLALIVGFAAAMLVTVGFSLFMDAVNLFELSKLKAERPNTSFIYNPDWFSFVVALLAGAAGMLSLTSSKSGALVGVAISVTTVPAAANAAVAFSYSYYGQAWGSTEQLLLNLLGIVLAGTLTLLAQKFFWTRKRLRTAAVKTG